The Mytilus galloprovincialis chromosome 2, xbMytGall1.hap1.1, whole genome shotgun sequence genome has a window encoding:
- the LOC143062677 gene encoding uncharacterized protein LOC143062677 translates to MDEIWKENSPEPVQGNETDKLLSTSKKNYCLRWMSLLAGGFAHAMLASNLIFYVYINDIKAKFHYNQKEVELFASMLNAGIGLGFLPNLIGSKLKSTWILVIGLLLSTTGLLLLWSSTRMVAFYEGKSWLMAFYFLISGLGGSVAYIMALRFNATHFAEDKRGRIMAMMFIFIDIGMISFTVIYYKAFPADARFEGLLIVVVSFNAAVYMFCMIFLRNASSNIGELTVDNEEPQSSNFKYEAMDTDNELSEKSFSELLCTVDYQLLAWMCSSAFAVSLLLSNNMTVLTKELDLTSIDTIITIMYPPIVIVAALVFSSASDKLKHILTRTSFLIAGVVCLAISSMLNAFLSSGKGVVITAVVLAAVGTGIVYTIGPTAMSEVFHIDNLMRNWGLVMLLRAVLIIILHLIFGEIYDLEVSSDASTFCKGLHCTRYGYLLTFGVALIAVGLGVVLIVRNNLRNKRTP, encoded by the exons GGGAATGAAACAGATAAACTGCTGTCGACTTCAAAAAAGAACTATTGTCTCCGATGGATGTCTCTACTTGCCGGAGGATTTGCTCATGCTATGTTGGCATCCAATCTGATATTCTATGTCTACATCAATGATATCAAAGCCAAGTTTCACTATAACCAGAAAGAAG TGGAATTGTTTGCGTCCATGTTGAATGCCGGAATTGGCCTTGGGTTTTTACCTAATTTGATTGGCAGCAAACTGAAATCTACATGGATATTAGTGATTGGTTTACTGTTGAGTactactggtttacttttattgtgGAGCTCTACAAGGATGGTGGCATTCTATGAGGGAAAGAGCTGGCTAATGGCTTTCTATTTTCTTATTAGCG gtcTTGGAGGTTCTGTAGCTTACATTATGGCATTACGATTTAACGCAACGCATTTTGCAGAAGACAAAAGGGGTCGAATAATGGCgatgatgtttatttttattgatattggcATGATCAGCTTCACTGTTATATATTACAAGGCTTTTCCAGCAGACGCACGATTCGAAGGACTGTTGATTGTTGTGGTATCTTTCAATGCTGcagtatatatgttttgtatgatATTCCTCAGAAACGCATCATCCAATATAGGAGAACTTACTGTTGATAATGAAGAACCGCAGTCTTCTaatttcaaatatgaagcaaTGGACACTGATAACGAATTATCAGAAAAATCCTTTTCGGAACTTCTCTGCACTGTTGACTATCAATTGCTTGCATGGATGTGTTCATCGGCATTTGCTGTGTCGCTGTTGCTAAGCAACAATATGACAGTTTTAACAAAAGAACTTGATCTGACCTCTATAGATACTATCATCACGATTATGTATCCACCGATAGTGATTGTTGCCGCATTGGTATTCAGTTCAGCATCCGATAAATTGAAGCATATTTTAACGAGGACATCATTTTTAATCGCGGGAGTAGTATGTTTAGCGATCAGTTCGATGTTAAATGCTTTCTTGTCGTCAGGAAAGGGTGTTGTCATCACTGCGGTAGTATTAGCTGCTGTTGGAACAGGTATAGTGTATACCATTGGACCTACAGCTATGAGTGAAGTGTTTCACATTGATAATTTAATGCGCAACTGGGGGTTGGTAATGCTACTTCGAGCTGTTCTAATAATTATTCTTCATTTGATTTTCGGGGAAATTTACGATCTTGAAGTTAGTTCAGATGCTTCGACGTTTTGTAAAGGTTTACATTGCACTCGTTATGGATATCTTTTGACATTTGGCGTGGCACTAATTGCCGTCGGCCTTGGAGTAGTATTGATTGTACGCAATAATTTAAGAAATAAGAGAACACCTTAG